ACTGCTGTATTTATGATCGGTTGCCGGTGTAAAGTAGAGGTAGGAAGTATTGCTATGGAAGAAAGGCACATCATGAGGATTGCCTGCTGTTGGCGCTACAGGGTTGCCGGCAGCAAACTCATAATTGAACGGTTCGGGCCATGTTGTGTATGGTAATTCAGGAACCAATCTTCCGGTTACACGGAAATTTGGTGAGTACTGAATTCCTGACTGGTTATTGGGGAAAGCATCAATCAGGCCTACAGCACGGTAATTGGTTGTAAGCGCATCAAGTGCGGTTATTCCACCATTCATGTATGGGTTCGAACTGTTTACATCGGCAGCGCTGTGTGAATAATATCCAAAACGCGGAGCCCAGGCCATAGATCCAACCCAATTGAAATAGTAGGGAGCAGCATTGATATTGATCTGGGTTGCCATCAGTTGGATAGCAAGCGCATCGGTAGCATTCACTCCACCCCAATTGTTATAGGTAAAGTTATTTCCAAGTTGTCTTGCTGCTAAAGGCGGGTTCAATCCTGAACCTCCGGGCATATCATAATGCACCAGACCGCCATCCCAGATTTTGAGGAAATATCCTTCGCAGCCATATTCCTGTACAAAATAATTCATATCAAACTCGAAATACGACATAAGGTCAATGATGCCTTCAAGCAATCTGGGCTGAACAATAACCGTATCAAGTTCAATGACACCCTGGCCACTATCGAGGCAAAGGATCACATAGAAGTAATCATGCGGGTAGGTTGCATAATCCACTGTCGGGAACGGTGTCGGCATGTAGGTTTCAAACTGGTTCCAATACTTGACCTGACCGGCAAATTCGGGACTCAGTTTTACAATTGGCGTCATTTCATCATTTCCAATGCATTCAATCACATCAAAAATACTTGCCTGAACCGATAAGCTTCCGGGAACCAAACTATTATCCCACTGCACCGTTACCTGTGTTCCTGTAGCAGTGGTCAAACCATCCGGAACAAATACTCCACCTGTTAATACCCAATTGTAGGAGATTATTGAATGATCGTTGCACACAGATTGCTCATCAATACTATAATCAGTTTCGGTGCATGAAAAAACCTCTGAAGGACCAACGATAACCGGCTTCGGAATTTCAAAAACGGTAATGGTAAATTCGCACGATCTTGTACAGCCATCATCATCCGTGAATGTGTAAGTGATCGTATAGATGCCACAGCTAGGAGCACTGAACTCGTATTCCTCTGAGTTCGGATTAAAGGCAACATGATCGCCGGAATAAATCCCGCCTTCGGGAGTAGCACCGCTTAGGATAACAGGTAACTCATCTTCACAAACAACGAGATCATCAGGACATTCCATAATCAGCTCGAAGATGCTAATCTCCACCACTGCATCATCACAATTATCCGGGTTAAGAATTTCGCAGATCTGGTACGTAAGTGTATAAACTCCCGCAGGGGTTTCAGGTGCAATGCTGACAATTCCGGTGGCCAGATCAAGCGCTATGCCCGGATGCGACGGTGGTATCAATACAGAAATTGTAATCTCGCTTATGCTGACTGGATTATCGTTAAGCAAATCGTTTACAAGAACATTGCCGGTATTTACATTGCCTACGCATCCATTTACCGGCCCGAAGCTGATGTTGTTTGCTTCAATAGGCGGAGCAATAACAAGCACAGTGATAATCGCATCATCACAGTTCCATGGATTCAGTATTTCGCAAATCTGGTAATTAATGGTGTAGGTTCCGGCTGGTGTTCCGGGGGCAACACTCACAATTCCTGTGGTGATGTCCAATGCAACACCGGGGTTCGTCGCCGGGATTAGAACCTCAATTGTAATTTCGCTGATATCAACCGGCTGACCGTTGAGTAGATCATTATCCAGTGCATTGCCAACATTCGGGTTGCCTTCGTAACCGTTCACCGGGTTCGGAGTATAATCATCGTCAATGGCAAGGATTTCAGGAGCAATTACCAACACAGTTATTACTGCATCATCACAGTTCCAGGGGTTCAGTATTTCGCATATCTGGTAAGTAATGGTGTAAGTTCCTGCAGGTGTTCCGGGGGCAACACTCACAATTCCTGTAGTGATATCCAATATAACTCCGGGGTTAGCCGCCGGAATAAGAACCTCAATCGTAATTTCGCTGATATCAACTGGCTGGCCATTGAGCAGGTCATTATCCAGTGCGTTGCCAACATTCGGATTGCCTTCGTAACCGTTAACAGGGTTCGGAGTGTAGTCATCGTCAATGGCGAGGATTTCAGGAGCAATTACCAGCACAGTTATTACAGCATCATCACAGTTCCAGGGGTTCAGAATTTCACAAATCTGGTAAGTGATTGTATAGGTTCCTGCAGGTGTTCCGGGGGCAACACTCACAATTCCTGTAGTGATATCCAATATAACACCGGGATTAGCCGCCGGAATTAGCACTTCAATCGTTATCTCACTGATATCAACAGGCTGATCGTTGAGCAGGTCGTTATCCAGTGCGTTGCCGACATTCGGATTGCCTTCGTAGCCGTTCACCGGGTTCTGAGTATAATCGTCGTCAATGGCAAGGATTTCCGGAGCCAGCACTTCAACGGTAACTATGGCATCACTGCAATTTGCAGGGCATAATGCTTCACAGATGCTGTAAATCAAGGTATAGATTCCGGCAGGTGTGCCGGCAGCAACAGTAACCTGGCCGCTGGAAATATCCAACACTATGCCCGGATGCGAGGCCGGCTCAATAAGATGAATGATCACTTCCGAAATATCGGGAATATGGCCATTGATCAGATCGTTAGTCAACACGTTTATTACCGAAATACCACCTTCGTATCCATTCACCGGTATTCCTGTGTCATCAACTGCAAGAATTTCTGCCAGTTGATTTATGGTCAGGTACATGGAACTTGAAACAGTCGGGCATGGAGGGCTTGAGTGAGCTGTTAGGGTAAGAACCGCGAAACCATTTAGGATGTCGCTTGCAGTTGGATAGTAAATTGGGTTCAGAATGTTTGCATCGCTGAACAAGCCTGTACCGCTTGTACTCCACTGTAAAGACGTATAGTTGCCTGCAGTTGCATCAATGAGTTCATAAACCTCACCCACACAAATGCTCGCATCAGGCCCGGCATCAGCGATTGCTGATCCTGAAACAATTACCTGCATATAATCACATATAGTATCGCAGGCCGGCCCGTTGAAATTAGCCCAGCGGAAAATATAGCTTCCGGGAACAAGTTCATTGACCTCGGTTTGCGGATTAAACGGATCAACAATGTTGGCCAGGCCCGGCCCAGAATGTTGCGACCACATACCCGTGCCAACTATTGGCATTATGGCATCCATGAATATTGATTCTGTATCGCAGGCAGTTATATCCGGCCCGGCATAAATGCAACAAACAAGTGATTGCCAGTTGGTGATGGTAACCTGGTCAGAATTTGAGCAGGAACCAAGGGTAACCGTGTATTCAAAAACATAC
The genomic region above belongs to Bacteroidales bacterium and contains:
- a CDS encoding T9SS type A sorting domain-containing protein, whose product is TDDNGCTAFVSILLVDPTGITATITGKTNVSCNGGTNGTATVTGSGGTAPYTYLWSNAQTTATATGLSAGIYTVTVTDDNGCSALAFVEITEPTLLIAEIIASTEVSCYEGSDGTATVNATGGTTPYTYEWDTDPIQYAATASGLEAGMYTVTVIDANGCEAEAIVFIYEGTVLEINPISDIGPVCINSLIPNILLSAVPANPSVVYNWVVDGDNVGLINGSSTGLNPHIPAFLTSSFAGFAEVTVTATLNECIVTEVFTISVIESATADAGSDFSICAGDTYILSGNVENHSGFLWTSSGTGTFDDATSLTATYTPSVGDIYAVQVTLTLTAFGQENCDNASDEMVLSIFPPPAANAGPDAFICEGEQFQVSGASASHYSSISWSHNGLGEIIDENTLNPIYVPGTAETGIVTLTLTAAGYGTCEAFSDELLLNIVPAPLANAGSDNDLCGESFILLTGNFVANASVQWTQVSGPNMAFIFNSNTNNALAFGVVPGEYVFEYTVTLGSCSNSDQVTITNWQSLVCCIYAGPDITACDTESIFMDAIMPIVGTGMWSQHSGPGLANIVDPFNPQTEVNELVPGSYIFRWANFNGPACDTICDYMQVIVSGSAIADAGPDASICVGEVYELIDATAGNYTSLQWSTSGTGLFSDANILNPIYYPTASDILNGFAVLTLTAHSSPPCPTVSSSMYLTINQLAEILAVDDTGIPVNGYEGGISVINVLTNDLINGHIPDISEVIIHLIEPASHPGIVLDISSGQVTVAAGTPAGIYTLIYSICEALCPANCSDAIVTVEVLAPEILAIDDDYTQNPVNGYEGNPNVGNALDNDLLNDQPVDISEITIEVLIPAANPGVILDITTGIVSVAPGTPAGTYTITYQICEILNPWNCDDAVITVLVIAPEILAIDDDYTPNPVNGYEGNPNVGNALDNDLLNGQPVDISEITIEVLIPAANPGVILDITTGIVSVAPGTPAGTYTITYQICEILNPWNCDDAVITVLVIAPEILAIDDDYTPNPVNGYEGNPNVGNALDNDLLNGQPVDISEITIEVLIPATNPGVALDITTGIVSVAPGTPAGTYTINYQICEILNPWNCDDAIITVLVIAPPIEANNISFGPVNGCVGNVNTGNVLVNDLLNDNPVSISEITISVLIPPSHPGIALDLATGIVSIAPETPAGVYTLTYQICEILNPDNCDDAVVEISIFELIMECPDDLVVCEDELPVILSGATPEGGIYSGDHVAFNPNSEEYEFSAPSCGIYTITYTFTDDDGCTRSCEFTITVFEIPKPVIVGPSEVFSCTETDYSIDEQSVCNDHSIISYNWVLTGGVFVPDGLTTATGTQVTVQWDNSLVPGSLSVQASIFDVIECIGNDEMTPIVKLSPEFAGQVKYWNQFETYMPTPFPTVDYATYPHDYFYVILCLDSGQGVIELDTVIVQPRLLEGIIDLMSYFEFDMNYFVQEYGCEGYFLKIWDGGLVHYDMPGGSGLNPPLAARQLGNNFTYNNWGGVNATDALAIQLMATQININAAPYYFNWVGSMAWAPRFGYYSHSAADVNSSNPYMNGGITALDALTTNYRAVGLIDAFPNNQSGIQYSPNFRVTGRLVPELPYTTWPEPFNYEFAAGNPVAPTAGNPHDVPFFHSNTSYLYFTPATDHKYSSTAIALTDRNFINIYYLALGDINSSLVPTSAGFKAETNLALVFDGERAVNKGEIVNIPVRVTRDTELGAVTLGLNYRIDLIEVLGVDQEVFMIDSEKGIVRIAWADYNPVYVSSDEAIVNIRVRILDDIDSETRYFELDGISELADGEAQVIKNIGLATDALNTSTSNSKLFITNYPNPFKETTMISYSLPESGTVKLVVYNSMGQIVETLVSQRQEAGTYLVEFSNPTIKPGAYLYRIFLQGEKSDHMQSNTMIHMP